The genomic DNA GGTTTCCGGCCCCTTTCCACATTTCGCCGAGAGCGGCAATGTTGGCATCGTTATCGACAAAGACTGGCAAACCCGTGATGCCTTCAAGATCGTCTTTTAACGGGTAATTTTCCCAACCAAGATTGACTGCTTTATAGATGAATCCATTCTCAAGATTGATGAATCCAGGCGCTCCAATACCGATTCCTTCTATAGAAGAGATCTCCAAATCGGTGTCCTTCAGTTTATCTTTTATGGAAGCACCGATATGATTCGCGATGTTACGACCTCCATCGGTAATATCTGTCGGGATGTGCCACTTTTCAATCATGTTTCCGCTTTCATCGACAAACGCCATTTTTATCGTTGTACCGCCGAGATCGACCCCTACCGCTATCTTTTCTTTCATATGTATCATCCTTTAATTCAATTTATCCTGTTTGTTTATTTCGCTTCGTAAAATGAGGGTGGCTTGTCGGAAATCATCGGTATCAATCATTCCGTTTTGAAAAAGCTCTTGAATCTCACCCTGCATCAGCTCTAAGTCCGCTTTTCGATTACCAGTATAGATGAAGCTTCCGAACCGCTTCAACAAATTTTGTACGTCAAATAGTGTTTTCATTGATGTTTTCACCCACCCGTATTATATCATTATTGCAATGGATAGAAAGGGTTATTGCGATAATCAACGGCTTTAAAATAAGAAAAGAGAAGCTCAATGAGCTTCTCTACCGATCTGGATCCTTCGGGTGTAAGACTGTCGGACGTCGATTTTTCAATGGAATCGGCGAGCGAATCAGAACATCCCGGAATCCTTTATAGGAGAATGGAAGGAACGGCCATAGATATGGGATGTGGAATGACTTCAGACGGACGAGCATGATGAGCCACAATGTCGATCCGAGCACGTATCCGACGACACCGAACAAGGCGGTCGCGATGAGTAAGGCCAAACGTACCAATCGGTTTGCAAGGCTGAGCTCATAGGTCGGGGTTGCAAATGAACCGAGTGCAGCAATTGCAATATAAAGAATCACTTCGTTAATAAACAACCCGACTTCGACTGCGACCTGTCCGATCAGAATGGCGGCGACGAGCCCGAGGGCGGTTGCCAGTGATGACGGAATATGAACGGTCGCCATCCTTAAAATATCCAGTCCGATTTCAATGATGATGAACTGGAAGATCAACGGAACATCCCCCACACTCTCTGGACCGATGAATGCGAGCGGTGCCGGCATCAGTTCCGGTTCAGTCGCTAACAGATACCAAAGCGGAAGC from Pseudalkalibacillus sp. SCS-8 includes the following:
- a CDS encoding YqgQ family protein encodes the protein MKTLFDVQNLLKRFGSFIYTGNRKADLELMQGEIQELFQNGMIDTDDFRQATLILRSEINKQDKLN